The following are encoded together in the Oncorhynchus gorbuscha isolate QuinsamMale2020 ecotype Even-year linkage group LG03, OgorEven_v1.0, whole genome shotgun sequence genome:
- the LOC124030739 gene encoding neuritin-like, with protein MSDFVGSHRWREAPSAEFDMEMGFTSAKILIFCACITLVFLAVARVSAADVKCENIYRDFSDCVLELGESMDNYQENGTSEMGVEAVCSHWEAFHTCALTALSGCQEEVGSIWETLREDSRKIRFQGSLFDLCSPSSAPSLRSPLPLLFLGLLILGGPIWPPT; from the exons ATGAGCGACTTTGTTGGATCCCACAGATGGCGAGAGGCACCCTCCGCTGAGTTTGATATGGAAATGGGATTTACGTCAGCGAAGATTCTAATATTTTGTGCATGTATTACATTAG TGTTCCTGGCTGTGGCAAGAGTCTCAGCAGCAGATGTGAAGTGTGAGAATATTTACAGGGACTTCTCTGACTGTGTTCTGGAGCTGGGGGAGAGCATGGATAACTACCAGGAGAATGGGACCAGCGAGATGGGAGTGGAAGCTGTGTGTAG CCACTGGGAGGCGTTCCACACGTGTGCCCTGACGGCACTGTCCGGGTGTCAGGAGGAGGTGGGCTCCATCTGGGAGACGCTAAGAGAAGACTCCAGGAAGATCCGCTTCCAGGGCAGCCTCTTCGACCTGTGCAGCCCTAGCTCGGCCCCAAGCCTGCGCTCGCCTCTACCCCTGCTGTTCCTGGGCTTGCTGATCCTGGGAGGGCCCATCTGGCCCCCCACATAG